The Brassica napus cultivar Da-Ae chromosome C7, Da-Ae, whole genome shotgun sequence genome has a segment encoding these proteins:
- the LOC125590686 gene encoding putative F-box/kelch-repeat protein At3g24610, whose product MDWWNEVKGLEALTGNLSRSTLVHFGVEIVSGCFKFKHLFPEHKDLAALLPGARLCTSAGNMLLFWDEMVPGNIQKIWCAEISLETRRQGEIWGNVEWSRAVMTVDDDDPFARPGRCKVLHSVSVTR is encoded by the coding sequence ATGGATTGGTGGAATGAGGTCAAGGGTTTGGAGGCTCTCACTGGGAATCTCTCTCGTTCTACGCTCGTTCACTTTGGTGTGGAGATTGTCAGTGGTTGCTTCAAATTTAAGCATCTGTTTCCTGAACACAAAGACTTGGCAGCTTTGCTTCCTGGGGCCAGGCTTTGCACTTCTGCTGGCAACATGTTGCTCTTCTGGGACGAGATGGTGCCAGGCAATATTCAGAAGATTTGGTGCGCTGAGATTTCTTTGGAGACACGACGACAAGGCGAGATTTGGGGCAACGTTGAGTGGTCTCGTGCGGTCATGAccgttgatgatgatgatccttTCGCTCGTCCTGGTCGCTGTAAGGTTTTGCATTCTGTTTCCGTCACCCGTTGA
- the LOC125590687 gene encoding classical arabinogalactan protein 9-like: MSVAESFSVIYNLFLVSSMAPPPSLPPPSLLPISSDLTTKETKVPPPSSVTPRSSPVPSPRKATPSLCTEETPSSVTSLSPLPPSLRKVSPEENRG; this comes from the exons ATGTCCGTCGCTGAAAGTTTTTCGGTGATTTACAACCTTTTCCTCGTCTCGTCCATGGCTCCTCCTCCTTCACTTCCTCCTCCCTCACTGCTCCCGATTTCATCGGATCTGACTACCAAAGAAACCAAAG TGCCGCCGCCGTCGTCCGTGACTCCACGCTCTTCACCTGTGCCATCACCGCGTAAGGCTACGCCGTCTCTATGTACGGAAGAAA CCCCATCGTCGGTGACTTCACTCTCTCCACTTCCCCCATCGCTGCGTAAGGTTTCACCAGAAGAAAACAGAGGTTGa